One genomic segment of Natrialbaceae archaeon AArc-T1-2 includes these proteins:
- a CDS encoding ABC transporter substrate-binding protein, giving the protein MTDEAAFTMDRRTALKTTLGAGTLALAGCLAGGDEDEFRIGSPWDVGRDPLEDGHALRRLGITEALVSVDYDAEPAPGLATDWERVEDTRWEFSLREDVVFHDGEELTAAVVVDSLERTVESEAFAGVPITAVEAVDDATVAVETESAFAPLPAHLSRHEAVILSPGSFEDGELVEPIGTGPFVFESMQTGVELRAVRSDDYYGETPNFETVRYEVVEDDQTRRMTLENGELEMARILPQETVSDLEETEGIDVYTPEIPRIRFLTFDTTTEPFDDRRVRQAVNYAVDRQELTESVLEGVDDSAVGPISPEMTDWADPDLEESLYDPDRARQLLEDVGWTTGSEEVRTRDGEEFSIEVVTFNARSLPLIAEVLQGQLAEVGIDLEISVVEYGTMLDQVSQDAFDAYLTSWGTLWYPDPDRLADMFHSEGDLHHGYENEGVDALLEEARELEDPEERTERYHEVQRTVLEDAPIAVLTSYTNVVATASEVSGYEPHPTEISYGLETVSLDAE; this is encoded by the coding sequence ATGACAGACGAAGCAGCCTTCACGATGGATCGACGCACCGCACTGAAAACCACCCTCGGCGCTGGCACGCTCGCGCTCGCGGGCTGTCTCGCCGGCGGCGACGAGGACGAGTTCCGCATCGGCTCGCCGTGGGACGTCGGCCGTGACCCGCTCGAGGACGGCCACGCGCTCAGGCGACTCGGTATCACCGAGGCGCTCGTGAGCGTCGATTACGACGCCGAACCCGCCCCGGGACTGGCGACCGACTGGGAGCGCGTCGAGGACACCCGCTGGGAGTTCTCGCTGCGCGAGGACGTCGTCTTCCACGACGGCGAGGAGCTCACGGCCGCCGTCGTCGTCGACTCCCTCGAGCGCACCGTCGAGTCGGAGGCGTTCGCCGGCGTGCCGATCACGGCGGTCGAAGCCGTCGACGACGCGACGGTCGCCGTCGAGACCGAGTCGGCCTTTGCTCCGCTGCCGGCCCACCTCTCCCGCCACGAGGCGGTCATCCTGAGCCCTGGCTCGTTCGAGGACGGCGAGCTCGTCGAGCCGATCGGTACCGGCCCGTTCGTCTTCGAGTCGATGCAGACGGGCGTAGAGCTCCGGGCGGTCAGGAGCGACGACTACTACGGCGAGACCCCGAATTTCGAGACCGTCCGCTACGAAGTCGTCGAGGACGACCAGACCCGCCGAATGACCCTCGAGAACGGCGAACTCGAGATGGCCCGCATCCTCCCCCAGGAGACCGTAAGCGACCTCGAGGAGACGGAGGGGATCGACGTATACACGCCGGAGATCCCCCGGATTCGCTTCCTGACCTTCGATACGACCACCGAACCGTTCGACGACCGGCGGGTGCGGCAGGCGGTGAACTATGCCGTCGACCGGCAGGAACTCACTGAATCCGTCCTCGAGGGCGTCGACGACTCCGCCGTCGGTCCCATCTCCCCGGAGATGACCGACTGGGCCGACCCCGACCTCGAGGAGTCGCTGTACGACCCCGACCGGGCCCGCCAGTTACTCGAGGATGTCGGCTGGACGACCGGTTCAGAGGAGGTCCGGACCCGCGACGGCGAAGAGTTCTCGATCGAGGTCGTCACCTTCAACGCCCGGAGCCTCCCGCTGATCGCCGAGGTGCTCCAGGGACAGCTCGCCGAGGTCGGCATCGACCTCGAGATCTCCGTCGTCGAGTACGGCACGATGCTCGATCAGGTCTCCCAGGACGCCTTCGACGCCTACCTCACCTCCTGGGGGACGCTGTGGTATCCCGACCCCGACCGGCTCGCCGACATGTTCCACTCCGAGGGAGACCTCCACCACGGCTACGAGAACGAGGGGGTCGACGCCTTGCTCGAGGAAGCCCGCGAACTCGAGGACCCCGAAGAACGAACGGAACGCTACCACGAGGTCCAGCGGACGGTGCTCGAGGACGCCCCGATCGCCGTCCTGACGAGTTACACGAACGTCGTCGCCACGGCTTCCGAGGTCAGCGGCTACGAACCGCACCCGACGGAGATCAGCTACGGACTCGAGACGGTTTCCCTCGACGCCGAGTGA
- a CDS encoding dipeptide ABC transporter ATP-binding protein, which translates to MRLDVSDLHVRFRTRSGPVHAVNGASFAVDSGEIVGLVGESGCGKSVTARSIIRLEDPGEITGGSIEFGGTDLTSADDRTLQRLRGRELAMVFQDPETTLNPTYTVGEQIAEALRVRRDPDDQPFLRELLAGVRSRVGSKRTRKRVLELLREVGIPRPEERIDDYPHQFSGGMRQRVMLAIALARRPSLLIADEPTTALDTTTQAAILERLATLNDEYGMGLLLISHDLDVVSQLCDRIVVMYDGVVVESGPTRELLSRPAHPYTKALLGCLPGRSEPGETLPTVGGSPPDGSPPPAGCVFADRCPFAREGCREGDQPALELEGERTVRCDVSEARGADLEAMREATIADVAEGPDAGGRKAAVAVDGGVQADSSTAPTPGPSGSTVDRPVLELEGVTKSFRTTDAVLDRILGTDERLTAVDDVSLELRAGETLGLVGESGCGKSTLARVIAGLESPTAGTVRLDGEAVGDVDSRRDDQLADVGVVFQNPGTSLNPKRTVGESLAEPLLEAGWGERRRNERVEELLSLVELPPEFADRYPRQLSGGQLQRVAIARALAVSPAVLVLDEPTAALDVSVQATVLNLLARLQAELDLAYLFVSHDLEVVRHVADRVATMYLGRLLEVGPASQVLSEPAHPYTAALLEAIPDGEATAGGAGLAGEPPSPTDPPSGCAFHPRCPMADDDCATSEPAWETVGDASSRCHYADDFADEHDEN; encoded by the coding sequence ATGCGTCTGGACGTCTCGGACCTCCACGTCCGGTTTCGCACTCGTTCGGGCCCCGTCCACGCGGTCAACGGGGCCTCCTTTGCGGTCGATTCGGGCGAGATCGTCGGGCTAGTGGGCGAGAGCGGCTGTGGCAAATCCGTCACGGCCCGCTCGATCATTCGCCTCGAGGATCCGGGCGAGATCACAGGCGGCAGTATCGAGTTCGGCGGGACGGACCTGACGAGTGCCGACGACCGGACGCTCCAGCGGCTGCGCGGGCGCGAACTCGCGATGGTCTTCCAGGACCCCGAGACGACGCTCAACCCGACCTACACCGTCGGCGAGCAGATCGCCGAGGCGCTGCGGGTCCGTCGCGATCCCGACGACCAGCCGTTCCTCCGGGAACTGCTCGCTGGCGTGCGCTCACGGGTCGGTTCGAAGCGCACCCGGAAGCGAGTCCTCGAGTTACTCCGCGAGGTCGGCATCCCTCGTCCCGAAGAGCGGATCGACGACTACCCCCACCAGTTCAGCGGGGGCATGCGCCAGCGGGTGATGCTCGCGATCGCGCTCGCTCGTCGCCCCTCATTGTTGATCGCCGACGAGCCGACCACGGCACTCGATACGACCACGCAGGCGGCGATTTTAGAGCGACTCGCGACGCTCAACGACGAGTACGGGATGGGCCTCTTGCTCATCAGCCACGACCTGGACGTCGTCTCCCAGCTGTGTGACCGGATCGTCGTCATGTACGACGGGGTCGTCGTCGAGTCCGGGCCGACTCGAGAACTGCTCTCGAGGCCAGCCCACCCCTACACGAAGGCGTTGCTCGGCTGTCTCCCCGGCCGATCCGAACCGGGCGAGACGCTGCCGACGGTCGGCGGGAGCCCACCAGACGGCTCCCCGCCACCAGCCGGCTGTGTCTTCGCCGATCGGTGTCCGTTCGCCCGCGAGGGCTGTCGGGAGGGCGACCAGCCGGCTCTCGAGCTCGAGGGTGAACGAACCGTTCGCTGTGACGTGTCCGAGGCTCGAGGGGCCGACCTCGAGGCCATGCGTGAGGCCACGATCGCCGACGTAGCCGAGGGGCCTGACGCCGGGGGACGAAAGGCCGCTGTGGCGGTCGACGGCGGCGTCCAGGCGGACTCGTCGACGGCCCCCACGCCCGGCCCGTCCGGGAGCACCGTCGACCGACCCGTCCTCGAACTCGAGGGCGTCACCAAGTCCTTCCGTACCACCGACGCCGTGCTCGATCGGATTCTCGGAACGGACGAGCGGCTGACGGCGGTCGACGACGTCAGCCTCGAGCTCCGGGCCGGCGAGACGCTCGGACTGGTCGGCGAATCGGGCTGTGGGAAGTCGACGCTCGCCCGCGTGATCGCCGGCCTCGAGTCGCCGACCGCGGGTACGGTCAGGCTCGACGGCGAGGCGGTCGGCGACGTCGACTCGAGGCGGGACGACCAGCTCGCGGACGTCGGCGTCGTCTTCCAGAACCCGGGAACGAGTCTCAACCCGAAGCGAACGGTGGGGGAGTCACTCGCCGAACCGCTCCTCGAGGCCGGCTGGGGGGAGCGCCGTCGGAACGAGCGCGTCGAGGAGTTGCTCTCGCTGGTCGAACTCCCACCGGAGTTCGCCGACCGGTACCCCCGCCAGCTCTCGGGGGGACAGCTCCAGCGGGTGGCGATCGCCCGGGCGCTGGCCGTTTCCCCCGCCGTTTTGGTGCTCGACGAGCCGACGGCCGCCCTGGACGTCTCGGTCCAGGCGACCGTCCTCAACCTGCTCGCACGGCTCCAGGCCGAGCTCGATCTGGCGTACCTGTTCGTCTCCCACGACCTCGAGGTCGTCCGCCACGTCGCAGATCGCGTCGCGACGATGTACCTGGGTCGACTGCTGGAGGTCGGCCCGGCGAGCCAGGTGCTCTCGGAGCCGGCCCATCCCTACACGGCGGCGTTGCTCGAGGCGATCCCGGACGGGGAGGCAACGGCCGGCGGGGCCGGGCTGGCGGGCGAGCCGCCGAGCCCGACCGATCCGCCGTCGGGCTGTGCGTTCCACCCGCGGTGTCCGATGGCCGACGACGACTGCGCAACGAGCGAGCCGGCCTGGGAGACCGTCGGGGACGCCAGCTCCCGGTGTCACTACGCGGACGACTTCGCTGACGAACACGACGAGAACTAA
- the nikC gene encoding nickel transporter permease, whose translation MSERHANECTWRSPDAALEWLRERTRSQFAWALRTNPGVRFGGTLVCLLAVVAVFGPLLSPYDPTAQALEARLEGPSLAHPLGTDALGRDVATRIVHGARVSLALAVAATAVRVVIGTTIGLLAGYLGGLVDAALMRLVDVQLAFPGLVLALVIAGVLGPSLRNVTLALSVVGWASYARVVRGNVLEVKDRPFVEAARLYGTPRRRIARRHLLPNVINPVVVLATMNLGTIVLTAAGLSFLGLGAQPPTPEWGTMIAGGRDYLRSAPWLVTAPGIAIMATVIGFNVLGDGLRNVLDPDHLEERERRRS comes from the coding sequence GTGAGCGAGCGCCACGCCAACGAATGCACGTGGCGGTCCCCGGACGCCGCCCTCGAGTGGCTCCGCGAGCGAACCCGCTCACAGTTCGCGTGGGCACTCCGGACGAACCCGGGGGTTCGCTTCGGCGGGACGCTCGTCTGCCTGCTCGCCGTCGTCGCCGTCTTCGGCCCACTCCTTTCCCCGTACGATCCGACGGCACAGGCACTCGAGGCCCGCCTCGAGGGGCCCTCGCTCGCTCACCCGCTCGGGACCGACGCGCTCGGGCGCGACGTGGCGACCCGGATCGTCCACGGTGCGCGGGTCTCGCTCGCGCTGGCGGTCGCCGCGACCGCCGTCCGCGTCGTCATCGGGACGACGATCGGGCTGCTCGCGGGCTACCTCGGCGGACTCGTCGACGCCGCGTTGATGCGGCTGGTCGACGTGCAACTTGCGTTCCCGGGCCTCGTGCTCGCACTCGTGATCGCGGGTGTTCTCGGGCCAAGCCTTCGGAACGTAACGCTCGCGCTCTCGGTCGTCGGCTGGGCCTCCTACGCACGCGTCGTGCGGGGGAACGTCCTCGAGGTGAAAGACCGGCCGTTCGTCGAGGCCGCCCGCCTCTATGGCACGCCGCGACGGCGGATCGCCCGGCGGCACCTGTTGCCGAACGTGATCAACCCCGTCGTGGTGCTGGCGACGATGAACCTCGGGACGATCGTGCTCACCGCCGCCGGCCTCTCCTTTCTCGGGCTGGGCGCACAGCCACCCACGCCCGAGTGGGGGACGATGATCGCGGGCGGGCGGGACTACTTGCGCTCGGCCCCGTGGCTCGTCACCGCGCCGGGGATCGCCATCATGGCCACCGTCATCGGCTTCAACGTCCTCGGCGACGGCCTGCGGAACGTCTTAGACCCCGACCACCTCGAGGAACGCGAACGGAGGCGGTCCTGA
- the nikB gene encoding nickel ABC transporter permease: MLRALVARLGSLTIVMAGVSLITYGLIYLTPGDPAHTILHERRGSPPSEAEVAAFRAEHGLDEPFVVQYVGWLTDVFRGDLGTSYTSSESVTTLLIQHLPNTVELALAAMAVSLALAIPVGVVSAVHQDTWIDRTSQFAALLGVSMPNFWLGYLLILLVSLHLGLTPTSGSGTLAHLVLPAVTLGTGLAAIVTRLVRTSMLEVLDTAYVDTARSKGVRERLVVSKHALRNALIPVVTIVGLQFGFVLSGAVVVEVVFQRPGLGTLLVDAVFARDYPVVQGVVLVTAVAFVITNQLVDLAYVALDPRIERGERA; encoded by the coding sequence ATGTTGCGCGCGCTCGTCGCCCGGCTGGGCTCGCTGACGATCGTGATGGCGGGCGTCTCGCTTATCACCTACGGGTTGATCTATCTCACCCCGGGCGATCCGGCCCATACGATCCTCCACGAGCGACGCGGGAGTCCACCATCCGAGGCCGAAGTCGCCGCGTTCCGGGCCGAACACGGCCTCGACGAGCCGTTCGTGGTCCAGTACGTCGGGTGGCTCACCGACGTCTTTCGGGGCGATCTCGGGACCTCCTACACCAGTTCCGAATCCGTGACGACGCTTCTCATCCAGCACCTCCCGAACACCGTAGAACTCGCGCTCGCGGCGATGGCCGTTTCGCTCGCGCTCGCGATCCCCGTCGGCGTGGTGAGTGCCGTCCACCAGGACACCTGGATCGACCGGACGAGCCAGTTCGCCGCCCTGCTTGGCGTCTCGATGCCGAACTTCTGGCTCGGCTACCTGCTGATCCTCCTCGTCTCGTTGCACCTCGGGCTCACTCCCACGTCGGGATCGGGCACACTCGCCCACCTCGTGCTACCGGCGGTCACCCTCGGCACCGGCCTGGCGGCGATCGTCACCCGACTCGTCCGGACGTCGATGCTCGAGGTCCTCGACACTGCCTACGTCGACACTGCCCGTTCGAAAGGCGTGCGCGAACGGCTCGTGGTGTCCAAACACGCCCTGCGAAATGCCCTGATCCCGGTCGTGACGATCGTCGGCCTCCAGTTCGGCTTCGTCCTCAGCGGCGCGGTCGTCGTGGAGGTCGTCTTCCAGCGACCCGGGCTCGGGACCCTGCTGGTGGACGCCGTCTTCGCCCGGGACTACCCGGTCGTACAGGGTGTCGTGCTCGTGACGGCCGTCGCGTTCGTGATTACGAACCAGCTGGTCGACCTGGCCTACGTCGCCCTCGATCCGCGGATCGAACGGGGTGAGCGCGCGTGA
- a CDS encoding transposase produces MTTITKTLQATFAPPTAHKQSKLNDLLETYRDGLQEAFDAGASTMSAVSDIVTPYDLPYQAKAALCNYVPKLRKTYHAKELDDEHPIRLTNQAAKFDHSAERDYEFTWWVPRPGRGTNFWIPLRINPEQEDLWHDLVSEDAKAGEIRLQKHRKNWVLHVTVEYSVEEPATDGDATHIGLDIGETGLITGCALKDGSPTDPFVCSGSRAKHLRKEMHTTLKRLQERDASGWRIEDRFSHYQNALTDIVEKASRQAVEYAKQYENPVLVMEDLTYIRERLDYGKYMNRRLHSWAFARLQGHIEDKATEAGIPVEYVNPAYTSQTCHSCHRIGRRDSQAEFRCPHDDCHVSTFQADINASANIARRVDPWGESVPLDKAERDDSPRDGRGCDTATTHRETSETPSQMTLTAYEESEPSASDD; encoded by the coding sequence GTGACAACGATAACTAAGACGCTTCAAGCGACGTTCGCCCCACCGACGGCCCACAAGCAGTCGAAACTCAACGACCTCCTCGAAACGTACCGTGACGGTCTGCAAGAGGCGTTTGACGCCGGGGCAAGTACCATGTCGGCGGTGAGCGACATCGTGACGCCCTACGACCTGCCGTATCAGGCCAAAGCAGCCCTCTGCAACTACGTCCCGAAACTCCGCAAGACGTACCACGCCAAGGAGTTGGACGACGAACACCCGATACGGCTCACCAACCAAGCCGCCAAGTTCGACCACTCCGCCGAACGCGACTACGAGTTCACGTGGTGGGTTCCTCGTCCCGGTCGGGGAACGAACTTCTGGATACCGCTCCGTATCAATCCCGAACAGGAAGACCTCTGGCACGACCTCGTTTCGGAGGACGCGAAGGCGGGCGAGATACGCCTTCAGAAGCATCGGAAGAACTGGGTACTGCACGTCACCGTCGAGTACTCAGTTGAAGAACCGGCGACTGACGGTGACGCCACGCACATCGGCTTAGATATCGGAGAAACCGGTCTCATCACGGGCTGTGCCCTCAAGGACGGTTCTCCGACTGACCCGTTCGTGTGTAGCGGAAGCAGAGCGAAACATCTCCGCAAAGAGATGCACACGACCCTGAAACGCCTCCAAGAGCGTGACGCATCCGGGTGGCGGATTGAAGACCGCTTCTCGCACTACCAGAACGCGCTCACCGACATCGTGGAGAAGGCGTCTCGGCAAGCCGTCGAGTACGCCAAGCAGTACGAGAATCCGGTGTTGGTGATGGAGGACTTGACGTACATCCGTGAGCGTCTCGACTACGGGAAGTACATGAACCGTCGCCTTCACTCGTGGGCGTTCGCCCGACTCCAAGGGCACATCGAGGACAAGGCGACGGAAGCAGGCATCCCGGTCGAGTACGTGAATCCGGCGTACACCTCGCAGACGTGCCACTCGTGCCACCGCATCGGTCGGCGGGATTCACAAGCCGAGTTCCGGTGTCCGCACGACGACTGCCACGTTTCGACGTTTCAGGCCGACATCAACGCTTCCGCGAATATCGCACGACGGGTTGACCCGTGGGGAGAGAGCGTCCCGCTTGACAAGGCGGAACGCGATGACTCGCCTCGGGATGGGCGCGGTTGTGACACCGCCACGACTCACCGTGAGACGAGCGAGACACCCTCGCAGATGACGCTCACGGCCTACGAAGAGTCGGAACCCTCTGCCAGCGACGACTGA
- a CDS encoding AbrB/MazE/SpoVT family DNA-binding domain-containing protein, with product MSKSTDERGRIYLPKDVRERFGDQYRIVELPSHVALFPVDEDPLEGLQAAVGDAFVETEADELKADAREGISREVREESQDRSRDDAE from the coding sequence ATGTCAAAGTCGACGGACGAACGGGGGCGGATCTACCTCCCCAAGGACGTCCGAGAGCGGTTCGGTGACCAGTATCGGATCGTCGAACTCCCGAGCCACGTCGCGCTCTTCCCCGTCGACGAGGACCCGCTAGAGGGACTCCAAGCTGCCGTTGGCGATGCATTTGTAGAGACGGAGGCCGACGAGTTGAAAGCGGACGCACGCGAGGGGATCTCCCGGGAGGTTCGAGAGGAATCTCAAGACCGATCTCGAGACGATGCGGAGTGA
- a CDS encoding ATP-grasp domain-containing protein, with protein sequence MTADQPRVGILTSEEYADLAEDGRAIAAALEDRGVRVEPIVWSEVDTLAAYDAAVVRSCWDYHTDAEAFLSFLEDLEGAGVAVYNPPAVIRWNAHKSYYRELAAAGVPIPSSVCLEAGTETSLESILHEQGWAEAVVKPAVGAGSAGVWKTSLEDAADDQERFDAACADGDVVVQAFTPAIERGERSIVFVRGAYSHAWNDPTKADDFSDFVEPELSYEPDEGVLEVAESTLETACEILECPPADLPYARVDYVERDGTVSVMELELIEPYLGLAREEDALEGFVEAFISLVRDDLEDTRATEG encoded by the coding sequence ATGACAGCTGACCAGCCCCGGGTCGGGATACTCACGAGCGAGGAGTACGCCGACCTGGCCGAGGACGGGCGGGCGATCGCCGCCGCACTCGAGGACCGCGGGGTCCGGGTCGAGCCGATCGTCTGGTCCGAGGTGGACACCCTCGCCGCCTACGACGCCGCCGTGGTTCGCTCCTGTTGGGACTACCACACCGACGCCGAGGCGTTTCTTTCCTTCCTCGAAGATCTCGAGGGAGCCGGCGTCGCCGTCTACAACCCACCCGCGGTGATCCGGTGGAACGCCCACAAGTCCTACTACCGAGAGCTCGCGGCCGCGGGCGTTCCCATTCCGTCGTCGGTATGCCTCGAGGCCGGGACAGAGACGTCACTCGAGTCGATCCTGCACGAACAGGGCTGGGCCGAGGCCGTGGTCAAACCCGCCGTCGGCGCGGGTTCGGCGGGCGTCTGGAAGACGTCACTCGAGGACGCCGCGGACGACCAGGAGCGGTTCGACGCCGCCTGTGCGGACGGTGACGTCGTGGTCCAGGCGTTTACCCCGGCGATCGAACGGGGCGAACGCTCGATCGTGTTCGTCCGCGGGGCGTACAGCCACGCCTGGAACGACCCCACAAAAGCCGACGACTTCAGCGACTTCGTGGAGCCGGAGCTCTCCTACGAGCCCGACGAGGGAGTTCTCGAGGTGGCCGAGTCGACACTCGAGACGGCCTGTGAGATCCTCGAGTGTCCTCCCGCGGATCTGCCCTACGCCCGCGTCGACTACGTCGAACGCGACGGGACGGTCTCTGTCATGGAACTGGAACTCATCGAGCCGTATCTCGGACTCGCTCGGGAGGAGGATGCCCTCGAGGGCTTTGTCGAGGCGTTTATTTCGCTGGTTCGGGACGACCTCGAGGACACTCGAGCGACCGAGGGATGA
- the metG gene encoding methionine--tRNA ligase encodes MSTDEFPTDRPAVVTCGLPYANGDLHIGHLRGYIGADAFDRALRTLGQQSAYVCGSDMHGTPVAVNAEKEGVEPEEFALRWHEQYEETFPRFNVEFDNYGHTHDEANTETTTEIVRTLDEEGYIYEKEIQVAYDPEADQYLPDRYVEGTCPYCGAKARGDECDEGCQRHLEPGEVEDPRSSITGNPAEYRERAHKFFRVSAFEEFLTDFLDDLEGTSNARNQPRQWIEEGLQDWCITRDMDWGIDYPGEADDDLVLYVWVDAPIEYISSTKQYTDRVGDETYDWEQVWKGEGDIVHVIGRDIIQHHTIFWPAMLEGAGYNTPRAVAATGFITINGKGLSTSRNRAIWATEYLEEGFHPDLLRYYLMTTGGLQQDVDFSWDAFQETVNGDLVGVVGNFWYRSLLFAYRNYEGTPEVDVSSDVESRINGALEQFREAVNDYSLRGVGAAATDLARFGNEYIQRNEPWKLTDDDPEEAAQVIRDCVQIAKAVGVLLDPIAPDKAQALWDQIGEDGDVADATLEDALESPPRSFDEPGELFAKIEDDRVAELNEKLEQRVAEAADDEDDETESDDTDADEREDVTATDDLEPLLEDRISFEQFQELDIRVGRIEEAEGIEGADDLARLEVDIGLESRQVVAGIKQLHDLEELPGTKVILLANMEPAELFGVESNGMILAAGEEADLLTTHDDADLGEKIK; translated from the coding sequence ATGAGCACCGACGAGTTCCCGACGGACCGTCCGGCGGTGGTGACCTGTGGGTTGCCCTACGCCAACGGCGACTTACACATCGGTCACCTCCGCGGATACATCGGCGCAGACGCATTCGACCGTGCGTTACGGACCCTCGGCCAGCAATCGGCCTACGTCTGTGGGTCGGACATGCACGGCACCCCCGTCGCCGTCAACGCCGAAAAAGAGGGCGTCGAGCCCGAGGAGTTCGCATTACGCTGGCACGAACAGTACGAGGAGACGTTTCCGCGGTTCAACGTCGAGTTCGACAACTACGGTCACACGCACGACGAGGCGAACACCGAGACGACCACAGAGATCGTCCGCACGTTAGACGAGGAGGGATACATCTACGAGAAAGAGATCCAGGTGGCGTACGATCCGGAAGCCGACCAGTACCTCCCCGACCGCTACGTCGAAGGGACCTGTCCGTACTGTGGCGCGAAAGCCCGCGGCGACGAGTGTGACGAGGGGTGTCAGCGACACCTCGAGCCGGGCGAAGTCGAGGACCCGCGCAGTTCGATCACGGGCAACCCCGCGGAGTACCGCGAGCGCGCCCACAAATTCTTCCGCGTCTCTGCGTTCGAAGAGTTCCTCACCGACTTCTTAGACGACCTCGAAGGTACCTCGAACGCCCGCAACCAGCCCCGCCAGTGGATCGAAGAGGGGCTGCAGGACTGGTGTATCACCCGCGATATGGACTGGGGGATCGATTATCCGGGTGAAGCCGACGACGACCTCGTGCTCTACGTCTGGGTCGACGCCCCGATCGAGTACATCTCCTCGACGAAACAGTACACCGACCGCGTCGGCGACGAGACCTACGACTGGGAGCAGGTCTGGAAAGGCGAGGGCGACATCGTCCACGTCATCGGCCGTGACATCATCCAGCACCACACGATCTTCTGGCCGGCGATGCTCGAGGGAGCGGGCTACAACACGCCACGGGCGGTCGCCGCAACCGGCTTCATCACGATCAACGGCAAGGGGCTCTCGACCAGCCGCAACCGGGCGATCTGGGCGACGGAGTATCTCGAGGAGGGCTTTCACCCCGACCTCCTGCGGTACTACCTGATGACCACCGGCGGCCTCCAGCAGGACGTCGACTTCTCCTGGGACGCCTTCCAGGAGACGGTCAACGGCGACCTCGTCGGCGTCGTCGGCAACTTCTGGTACCGGTCGCTGCTCTTTGCCTACCGGAACTACGAGGGAACGCCCGAGGTCGACGTCTCTTCGGACGTCGAAAGCCGCATCAACGGTGCGCTCGAGCAGTTCCGCGAGGCGGTCAACGACTACTCGCTGCGTGGCGTCGGGGCGGCAGCCACCGATCTCGCACGCTTTGGCAACGAGTACATCCAGCGCAACGAGCCCTGGAAGCTCACCGACGACGACCCCGAGGAGGCGGCCCAGGTCATCCGCGACTGCGTCCAGATCGCGAAAGCCGTCGGCGTCTTGCTTGACCCCATCGCCCCCGACAAGGCCCAGGCGCTGTGGGACCAGATCGGCGAGGACGGCGACGTCGCCGACGCCACCCTCGAGGACGCACTCGAGTCCCCGCCCCGGAGCTTCGACGAACCCGGCGAACTCTTCGCGAAGATCGAAGACGATCGCGTCGCCGAACTCAACGAGAAACTCGAACAGCGGGTCGCGGAGGCGGCCGACGACGAGGACGACGAAACCGAAAGCGACGACACCGACGCCGACGAACGCGAGGACGTGACAGCCACCGACGACCTCGAGCCCCTGCTCGAGGACCGCATCAGTTTCGAACAGTTCCAGGAACTCGACATCCGGGTCGGCCGGATCGAGGAGGCCGAGGGCATCGAGGGCGCAGACGACCTCGCCCGGCTGGAGGTCGACATCGGCCTCGAGAGCCGCCAGGTCGTCGCCGGCATCAAACAGCTGCACGACCTCGAGGAGCTTCCGGGGACGAAAGTAATCCTGCTGGCGAACATGGAGCCGGCCGAACTGTTCGGCGTCGAGTCCAACGGCATGATCCTCGCGGCGGGCGAGGAGGCGGACCTGCTGACGACCCACGACGACGCCGACCTCGGCGAGAAGATCAAGTGA